A window of the Tunturibacter empetritectus genome harbors these coding sequences:
- a CDS encoding Orn/Lys/Arg decarboxylase N-terminal domain-containing protein, protein MSEGRWVLLIASEVGGTDSVSDRAMERLVEAIRLEGYEVVRTSTPEDGLSLVTSDPSYSAILLDWDLEGENQFAEGAALAILRAVRRRNKKIPIFLIADRTLVSELPLEVVKQVHEYIHLFGDTPAFIANRVDFAVERYHEQLLPPYFRELKKYNDQGAYSWDAPGHMGGVAYLKHPVGMEFHKFFGENIMRSDLGISTAPLGSWLDHLGPPGESERNAARIFGADWTFYVLGGSSTSNQIVGHGVIAQDDIVLADANCHKSICHSLTVTGARPVYMKPTRNGYGMIGLVPLKRFSPEFVRGIIDKSPLTTGVANQNPTYAVVTNSTYDGLCYDVNRVVTELSKSVPRIHFDEAWYAYAKFHEIYQGRFAMGVPDDMPDRPTIFAVQSTHKMLAAFSMGSMIHVKLSPRANLDFDQFNESFMMHGTTSPFYPLIASLDVAAAMMDEPAGPTLMSETLQDAISFRKAMSSIGHRLREAEQGWFFRLYQPEYVFDPLDGKTYLLEEAADGLLTNRSSAWTLKPGEEWHGFQDEDIAEDYCMLDPTKVTILTPGVNAQGKVSESGIPAAIVTEFLDGRRVEIARTGDYTVLVLFSVGTSKGKWGALLENLFEFKRLYDSEASLEEALPELVSRFPHRYRNVSLKELSDEMHTAMVQLNLSGLVNDACDEDFDPVLTPAQTYQKLLRHETEKIRFSEMAGRIAAVMLVPYPPGIPMSMPGERLGGTESPVIKLILAMEEFGKRFPGFEREVHGIETDAEGNYWMRAVIETNGKKKNGNGHGKQRPPNAAPPVQKKKRVSATSPIVPGSGLATER, encoded by the coding sequence ATGAGCGAAGGCCGTTGGGTTTTATTGATTGCGAGTGAAGTTGGCGGTACGGATTCAGTCTCAGACCGCGCCATGGAGCGTCTGGTTGAGGCGATCCGCCTTGAAGGATATGAGGTGGTACGCACCTCCACGCCGGAGGACGGCCTGTCCCTGGTTACATCCGATCCGTCCTACAGTGCAATCCTTCTGGACTGGGACCTCGAGGGCGAGAACCAGTTCGCTGAAGGCGCAGCGCTGGCGATCCTTCGCGCCGTACGCCGCCGCAACAAAAAAATCCCCATCTTCCTCATCGCCGACCGCACCCTCGTCAGTGAACTCCCCCTCGAAGTCGTCAAACAGGTCCACGAGTACATTCACCTCTTCGGCGACACCCCCGCCTTCATCGCCAATCGCGTCGACTTCGCCGTAGAGCGATACCACGAGCAACTCCTCCCGCCCTACTTCCGCGAACTCAAAAAATACAACGACCAAGGAGCCTACTCCTGGGACGCCCCCGGACACATGGGCGGCGTCGCTTACCTTAAGCATCCCGTCGGCATGGAGTTCCACAAGTTCTTCGGCGAAAACATCATGCGTTCCGACCTCGGCATCTCCACCGCGCCGCTCGGCTCCTGGCTCGACCATCTTGGGCCTCCCGGTGAGTCTGAACGAAACGCCGCCCGCATCTTCGGTGCCGACTGGACCTTCTACGTCCTCGGCGGCTCCAGCACCTCCAACCAGATCGTCGGCCACGGCGTCATCGCGCAGGACGACATCGTCCTCGCCGACGCCAACTGCCACAAGTCCATCTGCCACTCCCTCACCGTTACCGGCGCGCGTCCGGTCTACATGAAGCCCACGCGCAACGGCTACGGCATGATCGGCCTAGTCCCCCTCAAGCGCTTCAGCCCAGAGTTCGTCCGCGGCATTATCGACAAGAGCCCGCTCACCACCGGCGTCGCCAACCAGAACCCCACCTACGCCGTCGTCACCAACTCCACCTACGACGGCCTCTGCTACGACGTCAACCGCGTCGTCACCGAGCTCTCGAAGTCCGTCCCACGCATTCACTTTGACGAGGCCTGGTACGCCTACGCCAAGTTCCACGAGATCTATCAGGGCCGCTTCGCGATGGGTGTCCCAGACGACATGCCCGATCGCCCCACCATCTTCGCCGTCCAGTCCACGCACAAGATGCTAGCCGCCTTCTCGATGGGCTCCATGATCCACGTCAAGCTAAGCCCTCGCGCCAACCTCGACTTCGATCAGTTCAACGAGTCCTTCATGATGCACGGAACCACCTCGCCCTTCTATCCTTTGATCGCCTCGCTGGACGTAGCGGCCGCCATGATGGACGAGCCCGCAGGCCCCACTCTTATGAGCGAGACCCTGCAGGACGCCATCAGCTTCCGCAAGGCCATGTCCTCCATCGGCCACCGTCTGCGCGAAGCCGAGCAAGGCTGGTTCTTCCGTCTCTATCAACCTGAGTACGTCTTCGATCCGCTCGATGGAAAGACCTACCTCCTCGAAGAGGCAGCTGACGGTCTTCTTACCAACCGCTCCAGCGCCTGGACCCTCAAGCCCGGCGAAGAGTGGCACGGCTTCCAGGACGAAGACATCGCCGAAGACTACTGCATGCTCGACCCCACCAAAGTCACGATCCTCACCCCAGGCGTCAACGCGCAAGGGAAGGTCAGTGAGTCGGGCATCCCCGCAGCCATCGTCACCGAGTTCCTCGACGGACGCCGCGTCGAAATCGCCCGCACTGGCGACTACACGGTCCTCGTTCTCTTTTCCGTCGGCACCTCCAAAGGGAAGTGGGGCGCCCTGCTCGAAAACCTCTTCGAGTTCAAACGCCTCTACGACTCCGAAGCCTCCCTCGAAGAGGCTCTGCCCGAGCTGGTCTCCCGCTTTCCTCATCGTTATCGCAACGTCAGCCTCAAAGAGCTCTCTGACGAGATGCACACAGCGATGGTTCAGCTCAACCTCTCCGGCCTCGTCAACGACGCCTGCGACGAAGACTTTGATCCCGTCCTCACTCCGGCCCAGACCTACCAGAAGCTTCTCCGCCACGAGACGGAGAAGATCCGCTTCTCAGAGATGGCCGGCAGAATCGCTGCCGTCATGCTGGTTCCCTACCCTCCCGGCATCCCCATGTCCATGCCCGGCGAACGCCTCGGCGGCACCGAAAGCCCGGTCATCAAGCTCATCCTCGCCATGGAAGAGTTCGGCAAGCGCTTTCCCGGCTTCGAGCGTGAGGTCCACGGCATCGAGACCGATGCGGAAGGAAACTACTGGATGCGCGCCGTCATCGAGACCAACGGCAAAAAGAAGAACGGCAATGGCCACGGAAAGCAGCGTCCACCAAACGCCGCCCCGCCGGTCCAGAAGAAGAAGCGCGTCTCTGCCACCTCGCCTATCGTCCCGGGAAGCGGCCTCGCAACCGAAAGATAA
- a CDS encoding HAD family hydrolase, whose translation MNSPTEIDRRPLHQTLLIDADDTLWENNIYFERAITSFISYLDHRVHTAEEVRSHLNQVEHDTIRAHGYGLHSFRRSLVTCFEQLSDAPMTDEKHHRIESFAQSIANQEIELLPNVAPTLSELATRHRLILVTKGDHDEQTGKLHRSGLAPHFTAVEVLSEKHPQAYESLVSHHACDSCNTWMIGNSPRSDVNPALSAGLNAIFIPHDFTWVLEHEAVNQPPAGQQLLELASFAELTQHF comes from the coding sequence GTGAACTCCCCCACCGAAATCGACCGTCGCCCACTCCACCAGACCCTCCTGATCGACGCCGACGACACGCTCTGGGAGAACAACATCTACTTCGAGCGTGCCATCACCAGCTTCATCTCCTACCTCGATCACCGCGTTCACACCGCCGAAGAGGTTCGCAGCCACCTCAACCAGGTCGAGCACGATACCATCCGCGCCCACGGTTACGGACTCCACAGCTTCCGCCGATCGCTGGTCACCTGCTTCGAGCAGCTTAGCGACGCCCCCATGACCGACGAAAAACATCACCGCATTGAAAGCTTCGCCCAGTCCATCGCCAACCAGGAGATCGAACTTCTCCCCAACGTCGCCCCCACGCTCAGCGAACTCGCCACGCGCCACCGCCTCATTCTGGTTACCAAGGGAGACCATGACGAGCAAACCGGCAAGCTGCATCGCTCCGGCCTGGCTCCTCACTTTACTGCCGTCGAGGTGCTGTCTGAAAAACATCCTCAGGCCTACGAGTCTCTCGTCTCCCACCATGCCTGCGACTCTTGTAACACATGGATGATCGGCAACAGCCCACGCTCGGACGTCAACCCCGCGCTCTCCGCCGGACTGAACGCCATCTTCATCCCTCACGACTTCACATGGGTGCTGGAGCATGAGGCCGTCAATCAGCCACCTGCTGGCCAGCAGTTACTCGAGCTAGCCAGCTTTGCCGAACTCACCCAGCACTTCTAA
- a CDS encoding FAD-dependent oxidoreductase has translation MNRRTFLQHANMTAVSLAASGGLLGCVRRPIGAAIGAGALPVNLPETACSLPRVRVSAEREIRTVVGLRPFRPSGFRVAREIVGETIVVHNYGHGGGGITLSWGTSKLATDLGLPGHVGPVAVLGCGAVGLATARLVQEAGFDVTIYAKALPPETTSNIAGGQWLPATVYDSDRTLTPEFTAQFVAAAQYAYRRYQIMTDPKYGIRWMRNYVLSDEPWPSQTDEGMLKGLRPEIKTLPAGAHPFTGKYARQFDGMIVEPPIYLPAMLTEVRIAGGRVVVREMKSLDEVRALPEKLVFNCTGLGAKALFGDEEMTPVRGQLTILLPQPEVTYATVYEDTYMFSRRDGVVLGGTHEMGDWNLQPDLATKAAILAKQAKLFNGMRDCRSPALA, from the coding sequence ATGAATCGACGGACGTTTTTGCAGCATGCGAATATGACTGCGGTGTCGCTTGCCGCGAGTGGTGGATTGCTTGGGTGCGTCAGGAGGCCGATTGGCGCGGCAATCGGAGCGGGGGCTTTGCCGGTGAATCTGCCGGAGACGGCTTGTTCGCTGCCTAGGGTGAGGGTGTCTGCGGAACGTGAGATACGGACGGTTGTGGGGTTGCGGCCGTTTCGGCCCTCTGGATTTCGCGTTGCCAGAGAGATAGTGGGCGAGACGATCGTTGTCCATAACTATGGTCACGGTGGCGGCGGGATTACGTTGAGTTGGGGAACTTCAAAGCTGGCGACTGACCTTGGTTTGCCGGGGCATGTTGGACCGGTTGCGGTGTTGGGGTGCGGCGCTGTGGGATTGGCTACGGCTCGGCTGGTGCAGGAGGCAGGATTTGATGTGACGATCTACGCGAAGGCTCTGCCGCCGGAGACTACCTCGAATATTGCGGGTGGGCAGTGGCTACCGGCCACCGTGTATGACTCGGATAGGACCTTGACCCCGGAGTTTACGGCGCAGTTCGTGGCAGCGGCACAGTATGCGTACCGGCGTTACCAGATTATGACGGACCCGAAGTATGGGATTCGGTGGATGCGTAACTATGTTTTGTCGGATGAGCCGTGGCCTTCGCAAACAGATGAGGGGATGCTTAAGGGACTGAGGCCGGAGATCAAGACCCTGCCGGCGGGAGCGCATCCGTTTACAGGCAAGTACGCACGACAGTTTGACGGGATGATTGTTGAGCCTCCGATCTATCTGCCTGCGATGCTGACTGAGGTTCGCATCGCAGGTGGCAGAGTGGTCGTTCGCGAGATGAAGAGTCTCGACGAGGTGCGCGCGTTGCCGGAGAAACTCGTCTTCAATTGCACGGGCCTCGGGGCGAAGGCACTGTTCGGCGATGAAGAGATGACGCCGGTTCGGGGACAACTGACGATCCTGCTGCCTCAGCCCGAGGTGACTTATGCCACGGTCTATGAGGACACCTATATGTTCTCGCGGCGAGATGGAGTGGTGCTGGGTGGAACCCATGAGATGGGCGATTGGAACTTGCAGCCTGACCTGGCGACAAAGGCCGCAATTCTGGCGAAGCAGGCGAAGTTATTTAACGGGATGCGGGATTGCAGGAGCCCGGCGCTTGCTTAG
- a CDS encoding protein kinase domain-containing protein: MIPEAGQRFGPYEILGTLGGGGMGLVFRAWDERLHREVAVKLLHESYKMPGMRERFLQEARAASALNHPNICTVFDIGEQNGTPYLVMELLEGETVKSRIEHGALSPEEIVRYALEISDALAAAHTKGIVHRDIKPANIFLVKLPNGKSQAKVLDFGLAKIGIEVRGGWESRTLDMSLSGATVGTVAYMSPEQARGESLDTRSDMFSLGVVMYEMATRRVPFEGTTSALMFVQLLSHTPDSVRDWNDSIPRDLERVILKLMAKSRGERFQTTQELQEALTRAGGKLGRGGWLHKGSLAAVPLVRAYDPVALHKGPKRRSEPDKGDTPGQRLPVAETKGVSHGNKRTRPALRPRQDRGSDVKGSQSAQASAIAFESTDTQWHPLSEYGVAEQGDSSQDSVPPHVGYGAPAAAKTRSYELGSIRFRSGLPAVDEDRNDDAEHSAGEWSDSEEDSLSELVTEQGKKARVRMVVAVTMILGVAAAASLTMGMSLFRPMVLKPNDRLLLTLIQNKTGDKTLDGTVMQGLEIALHQSRTLNVLGSEAYHAGLVQIEPGNTGATMAVPVWSVAQKIGARAYLYGEINGAEAPYTISVDVLRTDSNDKVASLDETAASREEIPAAIGRLALAVRREISADSKSDLRRNIPFADEASASLDALHAYFAGATAEQSGRVTDALKAYQEAVRFDPKFVQAQMRLAWLYREERAEVASANAAGFARDAAVHSSEAVKLLAKFCFEVNGSGNLVQATRTIREYVLRYPLSVDGRKDLALALRVQRLFPEALQAAQQGYETNPFDAEAYIEAERDLIGMDRYGSVLELESQAGHVGVASGTNVLTAAYLDGREDLVAEQNKELQAALTGPTMGNRAQVTYADLNNYGLYLDNTGKKSAALDLWRSAAAKAGDEAKLSGTQASLLAQGALDHALAESCPVALEMVEEGKGLPKGPVASFNAGMAAALCGDQPYAIKTALILQQDFPRNTAVVQDYAPELKAAASIGINEPGKAIPNLGASGNENQTLFAAYLRGMAHTALGQTPQANIDFQEVLARRGEASMQDGDLYPMAGISVARNYKASRTPPEKVETYRPLKYGKKEARGGL, translated from the coding sequence ATGATTCCAGAGGCTGGCCAGAGATTCGGCCCGTACGAGATCCTGGGCACACTGGGCGGCGGAGGCATGGGCCTGGTCTTTCGCGCCTGGGATGAAAGGCTGCATCGCGAGGTTGCGGTAAAGCTTCTGCACGAGAGCTACAAGATGCCCGGTATGCGAGAGCGCTTTCTGCAAGAGGCTCGGGCGGCGTCCGCATTGAATCATCCAAATATCTGTACGGTGTTCGACATCGGCGAACAGAACGGTACTCCATATCTAGTGATGGAGTTGCTGGAGGGCGAGACGGTAAAGTCTCGAATCGAACACGGTGCGCTTTCGCCAGAGGAGATTGTTCGTTATGCACTGGAGATATCGGACGCGCTGGCGGCAGCACACACCAAAGGGATTGTGCATCGCGATATCAAGCCGGCAAATATCTTTCTGGTGAAGTTGCCAAATGGAAAGAGCCAGGCGAAGGTGCTGGACTTTGGCCTGGCGAAGATTGGGATCGAAGTACGCGGCGGGTGGGAGTCGCGGACGCTGGATATGTCACTGTCGGGAGCGACGGTCGGAACGGTGGCGTATATGTCGCCGGAGCAGGCACGGGGCGAGTCGCTGGATACGCGGTCGGACATGTTCTCGCTGGGTGTTGTGATGTATGAGATGGCGACGCGACGGGTGCCGTTTGAAGGAACGACGAGCGCGCTGATGTTCGTTCAGCTGCTTAGTCATACGCCTGACTCGGTGCGTGACTGGAATGACTCGATTCCGCGTGACCTGGAGCGGGTCATTCTGAAGCTGATGGCGAAGAGCCGAGGTGAGCGATTCCAGACGACGCAGGAGTTGCAGGAGGCGCTGACAAGAGCTGGTGGGAAGCTGGGTCGAGGTGGATGGCTCCACAAGGGATCTTTGGCAGCGGTTCCGCTGGTTCGAGCTTATGATCCGGTGGCTTTGCATAAGGGGCCGAAGCGCAGGTCTGAGCCAGACAAGGGCGATACGCCGGGACAGCGGCTCCCGGTAGCGGAGACGAAGGGGGTTAGTCATGGCAATAAACGGACACGCCCCGCGCTCAGACCGAGGCAGGATCGTGGCAGCGATGTGAAGGGCTCGCAATCCGCGCAGGCGAGCGCAATCGCCTTTGAGAGTACAGATACGCAGTGGCACCCGCTCTCCGAATACGGTGTGGCCGAGCAAGGCGATTCCTCTCAAGACTCTGTTCCGCCACATGTTGGTTATGGCGCGCCGGCAGCTGCGAAGACGCGATCTTACGAACTTGGTTCGATAAGATTCCGAAGTGGATTGCCTGCTGTTGACGAAGACCGCAACGACGATGCCGAGCACTCAGCAGGGGAGTGGTCAGACTCTGAAGAGGACTCGCTGTCGGAGTTGGTGACCGAGCAGGGGAAGAAGGCTCGGGTGCGGATGGTAGTCGCGGTGACGATGATTCTCGGCGTCGCGGCGGCAGCCTCTCTCACGATGGGCATGAGCCTCTTTCGACCGATGGTGCTAAAGCCAAATGATCGTTTGTTACTGACTCTTATCCAAAACAAGACTGGGGATAAGACGCTGGATGGCACGGTGATGCAGGGGCTTGAGATTGCGCTGCATCAGTCGAGGACTTTGAATGTATTGGGTAGTGAGGCGTATCACGCGGGCCTGGTCCAGATCGAGCCCGGAAACACAGGCGCGACTATGGCAGTGCCGGTGTGGAGCGTCGCGCAGAAGATTGGTGCGCGAGCCTATTTGTATGGCGAGATCAATGGAGCGGAGGCGCCCTACACGATTAGTGTCGACGTGTTGCGGACAGACTCGAATGACAAGGTGGCGAGCCTCGATGAGACTGCCGCAAGCAGGGAAGAAATTCCGGCGGCGATCGGACGCCTGGCGCTGGCTGTGCGGAGAGAGATCAGCGCAGACAGTAAATCCGACCTGCGAAGAAATATTCCATTTGCCGATGAGGCATCGGCAAGCCTGGACGCGCTGCACGCTTACTTCGCGGGCGCGACGGCGGAGCAGAGTGGCCGAGTCACCGATGCGTTGAAGGCATACCAGGAGGCTGTTCGTTTCGACCCGAAGTTTGTTCAGGCGCAGATGCGTCTTGCGTGGCTTTATCGCGAAGAGAGAGCTGAAGTGGCATCGGCCAACGCTGCCGGTTTCGCACGCGATGCTGCCGTTCACTCGAGCGAAGCGGTGAAGTTGCTGGCGAAGTTTTGCTTCGAGGTGAATGGGAGCGGGAATCTGGTTCAGGCTACCAGGACGATCCGTGAGTATGTGCTGCGGTATCCGCTCAGCGTCGACGGGCGAAAGGATCTGGCGCTGGCACTGCGAGTGCAACGGCTGTTCCCGGAGGCTTTGCAGGCTGCGCAGCAGGGGTATGAGACGAATCCGTTCGATGCAGAGGCTTATATCGAGGCAGAACGTGACTTGATCGGGATGGATCGGTACGGGAGCGTTCTTGAATTGGAATCACAGGCTGGTCATGTTGGCGTTGCGAGTGGCACGAACGTTCTGACCGCGGCATACCTGGACGGAAGAGAAGATCTTGTGGCCGAGCAGAACAAAGAACTGCAGGCTGCGCTCACCGGACCAACGATGGGCAATCGCGCGCAGGTGACTTACGCGGATTTGAATAACTACGGTCTTTATCTGGATAACACGGGGAAGAAGAGCGCGGCTCTCGACCTGTGGCGGAGTGCGGCTGCGAAAGCCGGCGACGAGGCTAAGCTTTCTGGCACTCAGGCGTCTTTGTTGGCACAAGGTGCGCTTGATCACGCTCTTGCGGAGAGTTGCCCTGTCGCGCTTGAGATGGTTGAGGAAGGGAAGGGCTTGCCGAAGGGGCCAGTTGCAAGCTTCAACGCGGGAATGGCAGCGGCTCTTTGTGGAGATCAACCGTACGCGATAAAGACCGCTCTCATTCTGCAACAGGACTTTCCGCGAAATACAGCAGTGGTTCAGGATTACGCGCCGGAGTTGAAGGCTGCAGCGTCAATTGGAATCAATGAACCCGGAAAGGCTATTCCGAATCTGGGTGCTTCTGGAAACGAGAACCAGACGTTGTTCGCGGCCTATCTGCGCGGCATGGCACATACCGCATTGGGACAGACGCCTCAGGCAAACATCGATTTTCAGGAAGTGTTGGCTCGGCGTGGCGAAGCGTCGATGCAGGATGGAGACCTCTATCCGATGGCAGGGATAAGCGTAGCGCGGAACTACAAGGCTAGTCGCACTCCACCGGAAAAAGTCGAGACGTATCGACCATTGAAGTATGGAAAGAAGGAGGCTAGGGGTGGCCTCTAA